The Juglans regia cultivar Chandler chromosome 2, Walnut 2.0, whole genome shotgun sequence genome includes a window with the following:
- the LOC108992445 gene encoding WAT1-related protein At3g30340-like → MKSFEEWKPFIVMIAVNFSFAIVNILLKKVLDQGMNHLVLVTYRLSISTMFLAPIGYFMERNSRPKLTLRILCYLFFSAIIGASITQYFFLLGIQYTSATFACAFVNMVPVITFLMALPLGLETVNLKCNSGRAKLLGTVVCVGGATLLTLYRGMPLFDHSHSQSVTQIMGHAVKLSSAKKTQRWTVGSVALVLGVLFWSSWFLLQSPIGKRYPCQYSSTAIMSFFGAIQSAILSLSTNRNLSAWVLKGKMEIITVLYAGMIGSGLCYVGMSWCVKKRGPVLTAAFSPLIQILAAMFDIPILHEQVHLGSLLGSIVVIIGLYILLWGKNKEMKTCVSKLAQEAHEEVKEQDQSQLQVMVVSSSCDSR, encoded by the exons ATGAAGAGTTTTGAAGAATGGAAACCTTTTATTGTAATGATAGCAGTCAATTTTTCCTTTGCTATCGTGAATATTCTTCTCAAGAAAGTCCTTGACCAGGGAATGAACCATTTGGTCCTTGTTACATACCGGCTGTCAATTTCTACCATGTTCTTAGCTCCAATCGGCTACTTTATGGAAAG GAACAGCAGACCGAAGCTTACACTTCGTATCTTATGTTACCTCTTCTTCAGTGCAATCATCgg gGCATCCATTACACAATACTTCTTCCTTCTTGGAATTCAATACACATCTGCTACTTTTGCATGCGCCTTTGTCAACATGGTGCCCGTGATCACATTTCTAATGGCATTACCACTTGG GTTGGAGACAGTGAACTTGAAATGTAACAGTGGAAGAGCCAAACTACTTGGCACAGTAGTGTGTGTTGGCGGTGCCACACTGCTGACTCTTTACAGAGGAATGCCTTTGTTTGATCATTCTCATTCACAGTCTGTTACTCAAATCATGGGTCACGCTGTCAAGCTCAGCTCTGCCAAGAAAACACAGAGATGGACCGTTGGTTCAGTAGCTTTGGTTTTAGGAGTCCTGTTTTGGTCTTCATGGTTTCTTTTACAATCACCTATAGGAAAGAGATACCCCTGCCAGTATTCCAGCACTGCTATTATGTCCTTCTTTGGTGCCATTCAATCCGCAATCTTAAGTCTGTCCACAAACAGAAACCTTTCTGCATGGGTTCTCAAGGGAAAAATGGAAATCATCACTGTCCTGTATGCT GGAATGATAGGATCTGGTTTATGCTATGTGGGTATGTCGTGGTGTGTCAAGAAAAGGGGTCCAGTTCTCACAGCAGCATTCAGCCCCCTCATTCAAATACTGGCAGCCATGTTTGATATCCCCATTCTGCACGAGCAAGTTCATCTTGGAAG TTTGTTGGGATCCATCGTTGTGATTATTGGATTGTACATACTCCTGTGGGGTAAGAACAAGGAGATGAAGACATGCGTATCAAAATTAGCTCAAGAAGCTCATGAAGAGGTCAAGGAACAAGATCAATCACAGTTGCAGGTCATGGTAGTCTCCTCATCATGTGATTCACGGTGA
- the LOC108992432 gene encoding uncharacterized protein LOC108992432, producing the protein MTSEQVKHSSAEGDQKQKPFDRGVREMVSAITHRFADLQKSGSSNKEQGDDQDDHGVSIVTLAGTNTGATLRSEMDEKASPPHGVSHGEPEDLSTYVNSNFQAINNSIMMGGSYNTHDPGVHVDIKDYFDSKGHKPDKHGKKGKRKEKESSESDQQITEHSDSD; encoded by the coding sequence ATGACCTCTGAACAAGTTAAGCACTCGTCCGCAGAAGGAGATCAGAAGCAAAAGCCATTTGACCGTGGAGTCAGGGAGATGGTGTCTGCCATAACTCACCGCTTTGCTGATCTTCAGAAATCTGGGTCAAGCAACAAGGAGCAGGGCGATGATCAGGATGATCATGGTGTAAGCATCGTCACCCTTGCAGGAACCAACACCGGAGCCACTCTGCGAAGCGAGATGGACGAGAAAGCCAGTCCTCCTCATGGGGTTTCACATGGGGAGCCTGAGGACCTGAGCACATACGTGAACAGCAACTTCCAGGCCATCAACAACTCAATCATGATGGGAGGCAGTTACAACACCCACGACCCAGGTGTTCATGTGGACATCAAGGACTACTTTGACAGCAAAGGCCATAAGCCAGACAAACATGGAAAGAAGGGtaagagaaaagagaaggaaagctCCGAAAGTGACCAACAAATTACCGAGCATTCTGATTCTGATTGA